The proteins below come from a single Drosophila suzukii chromosome X, CBGP_Dsuzu_IsoJpt1.0, whole genome shotgun sequence genomic window:
- the LOC108005154 gene encoding ataxin-2 homolog yields the protein MPLIRVLAAIACCCLLATCCSGEEVEAIATKAADKVEAIATTKLTPSIEDDPKSKTEKRDSSVQTGGPYLSLSSKDPPFRPIYPPSSHFEAEPPTPIFGPTTLRYTAAEAAPQAFYGPKAPPQHRFNFAVPPQVEPYQRQVAFKPTAAPLPPPQPQPQSIFNYGELEPETGATAPLTHHHHQHHPPSHSHPNSHPHPNPSQHSKYLQQPQQQQKLQQRIQYIIAIPLSYMRQLQQQQQLQQQQQQQQQFLYSPPPPTSSSTSTTSTAPPAQQSSPTSRHPVVQLLGGPLARDHQGQYKPYYQSDAASAPLAGPTAPLIHQPYLQIPTSLLMAAAQQLQQQHHQQQQQPQPVYAKVAAPPAPPTYQPTQIIYQPQGHHHQPQIQLQLQRIFLQPPQPQQSTIYAEQPGPLYAYPLQQQQQQHQQQQQQHQQQLQYQKPHQQQSLKQSQQQQQQQQQHKYTPAAPTAPTALTTSTTSTAATSEAAAAATQQAAAAATATRQQHLPLVHYNPIYVQAPPEQQNQLQQQQHQFTILPRFSNNNPKAVYNMAHESAAPAPSPIHVVRLSPANGAPIHHYHHYQPTSMLQPLYAPHIPQQYVSSYGAGDEGHKSQAPVAISGSGPLLAGPTPSPLMTAGSQPAIIPYFSHPGAVHYGTHLYHPGAATALGATAATSGAGAAGPGGAGPRAAGPRVAGPKQQSTATSGGQLPGDSNNIVKYP from the exons ATGCCTCTCATACGG GTATTGGCCGCAATCGCCTGCTGTTGCCTCCTGGCGACCTGCTGCAGTGGCGAGGAGGTCGAGGCGATAGCCACCAAGGCCGCGGACAAGGTCGAGGCCATCGCCACCACCAAGCTGACCCCCAGCATCGAGGACGACCCCAAGAGCAAGACGGAGAAGCGCGACTCATCGGTTCAGACAG GTGGCCCGTACCTGAGCCTATCGAGCAAGGACCCACCGTTCCGTCCGATTTATCCGCCCAGCAGCCACTTTGAGGCGGAGCCACCGACGCCCATCTTCGGACCCACCACACTGCGCTACACGGCAGCGGAGGCGGCACCGCAG GCCTTCTACGGACCGAAGGCGCCACCGCAGCACCGCTTCAACTTCGCAGTGCCGCCGCAAGTGGAACCCTATCAGCGGCAAGTCGCGTTTAAGCCGACTGCCGCACCTCTGCCGCCACCACAGCCGCAGCCCCAGTCGATTTTCAATTACGGCGAACTGGAGCCGGAAACGGGTGCCACCGCACCACTGACCCACCATCACCACCAGCACCACCCCCCTTCCCATTCCCATCCCAATTCCCATCCGCATCCCAATCCCAGCCAGCATTCCAAATATCtgcagcagccgcagcagcagcaaaagtTGCAACAGCGCATTCAGTACATCATTGCCATACCGCTGTCGTACATGCGAcagttgcagcagcagcaacagttgcaacagcaacagcagcagcagcagcaattcCTCTACtcgccaccaccacccacGAGTAGTTCAACCAGCACCACCAGTACGGCACCACCTGCCCAGCAATCATCACCCACTAGCAGACATCCGGTGGTGCAATTGCTGGGTGGACCTCTTGCCCGTGACCATCAGGGTCAGTACAAACCCTATTATCAATCAGATGCTGCCAGTGCACCACTTGCCGGACCCACTGCACCACTGATCCACCAGCCCTACCTGCAAATACCCACCAGCCTGCTCATGGCCGCCGCCCAAcaactgcaacagcagcaccaccaacagcaacaacaaccacagccCGTCTACGCCAAGGTCGCTgcaccaccagcaccaccCACCTACCAGCCCACCCAAATCATCTACCAGCCGCAGGGGCACCACCATCAGCCGCAGATCCAACTGCAGCTGCAGCGGATCTTCCTGCAACCGCCGCAGCCCCAACAGTCCACCATATACGCGGAACAGCCAGGTCCACTTTATG CGTATccgctgcagcagcagcagcagcaacaccagcaacagcaacagcaacaccagcagcaactgcaatATCAGAAGCCGCACCAGCAACAGTCCTTGAAACAgtcgcagcagcaacagcaacagcagcaacaacacaaATACACGCCTGCAGCGCCAACGGCACCGACAGCATTGACAACATCAACAACGagcacggcagcaacatccgaggcagcagcagcggcaacaCAACAGGCTGCAGCAGCGGCAACGGCAACACGCCAGCAACACTTGCCCCTGGTGCACTACAATCCCATTTACGTGCAGGCACCCCCTGAGCAGCAAAATCAGctacagcagcagcaacatcaattTACCATATTGCCACGTTTTAGCAATAATAACCCCAAGGCCGTCTACAACATGGCCCACGAATCGGCGGCTCCGGCTCCATCTCCCATTCACGTGGTCAGATTGTCACCGGCAAATGGTGCTCCGATCCATCACTACCACCATTACCAGCCGACGTCCATGTTGCAGCCGCTTTATGCCCCCCATATCCCCCAGCAATATGTGTCGTCCTATGGAGCGGGCGACGAAGGACACAAGTCGCAGGCACCCGTTGCCATTTCCGGTTCCGGTCCCCTTTTAGCCGGTCCCACGCCCTCACCCCTGATGACCGCAGGTTCGCAGCCTGCCATTATACCATATTTCAGCCATCCGGGTGCCGTGCATTATGGCACGCATTTGTATCACCCGGGAGCTGCAACAGCACTGggtgcaacagcagcaacatcgggAGCAGGTGCAGCAGGACCAGGAGGAGCAGGACCAAGAGCAGCAGGACCCAGGGTAGCCGGACCAAAGCAACAGTCAACCGCAACAAGTGGGGGACAGCTGCCAGGTGACAGCAACAATATTGTGAAATATCCCTAA